In one Lolium rigidum isolate FL_2022 chromosome 3, APGP_CSIRO_Lrig_0.1, whole genome shotgun sequence genomic region, the following are encoded:
- the LOC124704592 gene encoding ubiquitin-conjugating enzyme E2 2: protein MSTPARKRLMRDFKRLQTDPPAGISGAPHDNNITLWNAVIFGPDDTPWDGGTFKLTMQFTEDYPNKPPTVRFVSRMFHPNIYADGSICLDILQNQWSPIYDVAAILTSVQSLLCDPNPNSPANSEAARMYSENKREYNRKVREIVEQSWTAD from the exons atgTCGACGCCGGCGCGGAAGCGCCTGATGCGGGACTTCAAGCGGCTGCAGACGGACCCGCCCGCAGGCATCAGCGGCGCGCCGCACGACAACAACATCACGCTCTGGAACGCCGTCATATTCGG GCCGGATGACACGCCGTGGGATGGAG GTACGTTCAAGCTGACCATGCAATTCACAGAAGATTATCCCAACAAGCCACCAACTGTTCGGTTTGTCTCAAGGATGTTTCACCCGAATA TTTATGCAGATGGAAGCATCTGCTTGGATATCTTACAGAACCAGTGGAGCCCTATATATGATGTTGCAGCAATATTGACCTCTGTCCAG TCCCTGCTGTGCGATCCGAATCCAAATTCTCCTGCGAACTCTGAAGCAGCCAGGATGTACAGCGAGAACAAGCGTGAGTACAACCGCAAAGTTCGTGAGATCGTGGAGCAGAGCTGGACAGCGGACTAG
- the LOC124700899 gene encoding probable inactive leucine-rich repeat receptor-like protein kinase At3g03770, which translates to MSGNYLYGPIPRGLSRLRSLQTLILDDNMIGGEVPGWIGTALPSLAVLSLRNNSLGGTVPGSLGSAPSLRSLVLASNNISGNLPDMRGLANLQVLDVGGNALGPAFPRLGRKVASVVLSQNRFGGGLPAAELSSFYLLERLDVSRNSFVGPFPPALLSLPNLRYLSIAGNRFTGTLSDKVPCGDNLQLVDLSSNLLSGSAPGCLRPDGKTGTVVLSSENCLDKGDGSQHPSPFCQNQALAVGIVAPHKERKKIGRQAGFIAGIVMAVLVAVSLVGAMAFFAIRKMTMEGAKTRPSVPLVDERSSSSAYPSKLFADARYISQTVKLGALGVPPYRSFSLVELEAATNNFANSCLLGQDSYGEMYLGKLGNGVPVTIRSLKVKRNQSSQSFNRHIETISRLRHRHLVSALGHCFEYDLDDSTVTQLYLVFEYVNNGNLRSRISQGTEGRKLSWGQRISAAIGVAKGIQFLHGGIIPGLFGNNLRINNILLDQNHVAKIGSYNIPILGEATKSEQGGAGSKHQTDSTKLGDKVDLFDFGVILLELVSGKPITSIYEVEIMKELLLWAMAEEDRARRRSFVDPAVNKACSEESLRTVMEICLRCLAKEAVHRPSVEDVLWNLQFATQVQDDWEGEIRSGDGSPVSSRATRSSRFSR; encoded by the exons ATGAGCGGCAACTACCTCTACGGCCCCATCCCGAGGGGCCTCTCGCGGCTCCGGAGCCTGCAGACCCTCATCCTCGACGACAACATGATCGGCGGCGAGGTGCCCGGCTGGATCGGCACCGCGCTGCCGTCGCTGGCCGTGCTCAGCCTGCGGAACAACTCGCTGGGCGGCACCGTTCCGGGGTCCCTCGGGAGCGCGCCGTCGTTGCGCTCGCTCGTGCTCGCCTCCAACAACATCTCCGGGAACCTCCCCGACATGCGCGGCCTGGCGAACCTCCAGGTGCTCGACGTCGGCGGCAACGCGCTCGGCCCGGCGTTCCCGCGTCTCGGGAGGAAAGTGGCGTCGGTGGTGCTTAGCCAGAACAGGTTCGGCGGCGGCCTCCCCGCCGCAGAGCTCAGCTCCTTCTACCTGCTCGAGCGGCTCGACGTGTCGCGGAACAGCTTCGTTGGCCCGTTCCCGCCGGCGCTGCTGTCCCTGCCCAACCTCCGGTACCTGAGCATCGCCGGGAACAGGTTCACGGGGACTCTGTCTGACAAGGTGCCCTGCGGCGACAACCTCCAGCTCGTCGACCTGTCGTCGAACCTCTTGTCAGGGAGCGCGCCGGGCTGCTTGAGGCCGGACGGGAAGACGGGGACGGTGGTGCTCTCGTCGGAGAACTGTTTGGACAAGGGCGACGGCTCACAGCACCCGTCGCCGTTCTGTCAGAACCAAGCGTTGGCCGTGGGGATAGTAGCTCCTCACAAGGAGAGGAAGAAAATTGGCCGGCAGGCAGGCTTCATCGCCGGCATTGTAATGGCGGTTCTCGTTGCTGTCTCGCTCGTCGGCGCCATGGCCTTCTTCGCAATCAGGAAGATGACCATGGAAGGCGCAAAGACGAGGCCATCGGTACCATTGGTGGACGAACGATCTTCTTCTAGTGCCTACCCTTCCAAGTTGTTCGCAGATGCAC GTTACATATCACAGACAGTGAAGCTAGGAGCATTGGGGGTCCCACCATATAGATCATTCTCTTTGGTCGAGCTCGAGGCAGCAACGAACAATTTCGCAAACTCATGCCTGCTAGGGCAAGATTCTTATGGAGAG ATGTATCTGGGGAAGCTAGGCAATGGTGTCCCTGTGACAATCAGGAGCCTCAAGGTTAAGAGAAACCAGAGTTCTCAAAGCTTCAACCGCCACATCGAAACGATATCTAGGCTCAGGCATCGGCACTTGGTCAGCGCTCTAGGACACTGCTTCGAGTATGATCTTGACGATTCCACCGTAACCCAATTGTACCTTGTGTTCGAGTACGTGAATAACGGGAACTTGAGAAGCAGGATTTCGC AAGGAACTGAAGGGCGAAAGCTTAGCTGGGGGCAGAGGATATCGGCTGCCATCGGTGTCGCGAAGGGCATTCAGTTCTTGCATGGAGGGATTATACCTGGTCTGTTCGGGAATAATCTCAGGATCAACAACATTCTTCTAGACCAGAATCACGTCGCGAAAATCGGCAGCTACAATATCCCAATCCTAGGAGAGGCCACGAAATCTGAG CAGGGAGGTGCCGGAAGCAAGCACCAAACTGATAG CACAAAGCTGGGCGACAAGGTCGATTTAtttgattttggggtgatcctgcTTGAGCTTGTATCTGGGAAGCCAATCACATCCATATATGAGGTGGAGATAATGAAAGAACTG CTGCTATGGGCAATGGCCGAAGAGGACCGAGCCAGGAGGAGGAGCTTTGTAGACCCAGCAGTGAACAAGGCCTGTTCAGAGGAATCACTGAGAACCGTCATGGAGATCTGCCTAAGGTGCCTTGCCAAGGAGGCGGTACACCGGCCGTCAGTGGAGGACGTGCTCTGGAACCTCCAGTTCGCCACCCAGGTGCAGGATGATTGGGAGGGGGAGATCCGGAGCGGCGATGGGTCTCCGGTGTCGTCCCGGGCTACCAGGTCGTCCAGATTTAGCAGGTAG